CTCATTGGTGAAGTTTCAGTTCTAAACCAATTTTtgaatgattcttttctttatctttatctttatctttatcattatcatcaatcttcttcttcttcttcttcttcttcttctccttcttcttttgttggcATGTACCATAATCATATACAAAGCTTAATGATGAGTTGCCAACAGACAATGATGTTAAGCTTTacacaaaaattattataaaaaaaaaaaattaattatttttattaaaaggtttcattattgatttaataagttaaatgAATAGGGGTATATATACTACTCATTGTGCAATAAGAACgtcatcatatatatatatatatatatatatatatatacttctcAAGAAGAGTTTTTTTTTGCTGTCTTCCCTTCTCATCCCCATTAATTAACTGagatattctattttattgaGGATAGTCCAAAGTGGACCGGTGTGTTCCACTGCCGACATCTATCAATCaagattagaaaaaaaaagggaaaggaAAAGGACCATGTATAATTTGATTGGGTTATTTTGTTAGATATATATTCAGAAGATTTGACTAGAAAACCTTATAAAACAAACAGAAACAGGAAACTGTAAAAATACTTTAAAGCAAAACATAAACATTGAATGATTTGAACAAAGCAGTGGTCCAAGGttgattaatttagttaattggAAGACATTTTTGCATGATTCCTGAAATTTAGCGGCGCAATCTGTGGAGGGTCAAGAAGGACCACTTAATGTGTATGCCTAGCTTGGAGTTAAGACTTGGCGTCCCAAATATTCATGGGTAGAGTTTTGGCCTCACTACTCACTACACTACACATTTTACTAATGGCGTAAATTgtttatatctatttattaagTATAATACCATATTCCAGCCACAAATTtgattgtttctttcttttaacttttacttTCTGTGAATAATGTAAACCCCTTGTGTAGGTATAGAGTATAGATAAGAAGCAGGCCATGCCCCATCCCCGCGACATTGCCAGGTTCTTGTTTTGTCACCATTCTCCCCCACTTGGTCTAGGCTTCGAATTGAGGTTGAGATGCACCCGCCTTCATCAGATATTAAATGCATTTTGCATTAGTAATTTCACACTCAGTAATCTGAGTGTTTAGAAAATGCAGAGATGATTATATTAAGTGTATGGTTGATTACTATACAAtgctaaaaaaagaaaaaaaaaatatatatatatatatatattaaaaaaaattcaatatcaCAATTGCATTATGTATGGTTGCAttatagtattttctttttcagagcTGTTCAAATATTCGTCTAGCCTAATCGagtttatcttaaaaaatttggATTAGACATGAATatgtttttagaatttatatgaattaaaaaaaaaaattctttctttttaaaaaatccgacaaatcatattaaaaattaaaaaaattgatatatttgtcaaactAAGCTAGACTATGCATCACTTTAAAAGTTCGAGTTCGACTAAGTTCGGTTTGATTTGAGCCGGTCGAACAATTGGCAGGGTTAAATGGTAATGTGTAATGTAGAGAACATTTTTACTTgggaaataataaaagaatccaAGAACCAAAAAGGATTGATGCTACCCAAAAGAAGCCACCGACAGTAGACAGAATACTTGATATGAGAGCCaccaaaagaaatttaaagtcTTCTGTTTTACACGTCTTCTAAATGCACTTACTAAGAAATGACTGTCCTCTTtcatgtatttaattttatggtGTTAATTCACTAATTAGCAATGAATAAGATAGTTTTTATACATTAGTAATTCCTAAATCTTCAAACCATGTTATATCCTCCCCCCCTTATCACATGTAAGccaaacttttttttcttaaatatttactaatttatggAAAACGATGGATGAAGACGTTGAAATTCAATCCGTCAACCGGTAGGACAGTTGTAGACTTCTTTTATCTAGcaatttagaataatttaaatatatcgagtaaaatattatgtatatataaagttCGAACTCAAAATCTTAATTAGACCAGAAATAATACTGATGAGTTATATTGAACCTTATTATAAAGTGTGAGATTACCCATAAGACCACGATTCAAGCctttagttctttttttcttttttctttttgagaatTTATTGATGACTAGAAGACAGCAATCTTACATAATTTGAAATGATATTATCAATATCAAAAGGAACTTCCTCAACCCAAATGAAATTCTAAATAAGTCTCATGAACAAGATAAGCTAAAGAATGAGCAatgtcattttaattatttctcttATGTTGAATGAGATGATCAATGCTTGCATTAATAATTTGGTAAGGTTCATAATAGAATTACACTATATTATAAGAATtagaattgaaataaaatttttaatactctgcatttttaattttgtgtgtttgattaaaaaaataaaaacaaatgatTTTAGGTATTCCTGCAAATTTTGAGTtcttagtaaaataatatatttttaggcTAATTTCAAGCCCGAATAGAAATTAGTTGCATATTCAATATGGCTTTGGAACATTCTGAgtggaagaagaaagaaagaaagaaattcttaattaaattccAAATGAATCTTATATTAGATAGAGAGATGAAAATTGAACTTTCTAAAATGGGCCAAGTATAAGTTCACAAACAAATAGGCCTATGCAATAAGGATTTCACATTGTTACATTACAGCAGACCCTTGTTTATGCATGGCCCAATACAACTGTTGTGTTATCAGTTGGcaacaattcaattcaactACTGTTCATCTTTGCgtttcattttaataatttttaacattctgtttctttttttctttcctgtATTGTATTTTCCTGCATTTCACTGCCAGCAAATGTTATGGGATTAGAGTTAAGCCTGTACACTTTTGCCATAATATCCGGTTGATATTCTCCATTTTTCAAGAATGGAGAGGTTTCAGATTTGCCAAGTAAACAATCTGTAACtcgaaaaaagaataaagaaaaaggaaaagcacACAATTCATGAACATGCAATCTGTTGTGGTCCTCAAAATACAATTTGCTAGAAGTTATTCAGTGTTTGTATGCGCTGAATCTTCTTGGGAAGTAAGTTTGCAGAAGGAGACACCAGCAGTAGGTCCAATACCTGCAAAAATGAAATACAGAAAGGCCCAttgctaaattttatttagactgATCCTCCTTCCTTTAGCTTCAAAAGCATTGGCATGGCTTTAAGGCAAAGACATGCATATGTCATAATATGGTCCTGAGTCCTGACAAAGTATAGATGAAGACTCCACTGtagttctctctctctctctctctataataataataataataataataataataataataataaagctgACAGTTTGTAAAGGAAGTTGGATATAGAACTAAAGAAGGTCTTTAGATAATAAAGAATATGATGATCCAAGTTATCAACAACAAATCTTCAAAATCCCAGCTTGCATAAGTAGAGCAATATTCTAAAGTCTCAGCATATATGATTAGAAATCCATGAAAATgcttctaaaattattattttgattaggAAAAAGAATTCATATGTTATCTTTgccaggaaaaagaaaaactgagcATCTAATTAAGTAGAAAGGACCCATCAGAATAATTAGAAAGAGCATATTGCAGTAGAATTAGAAAGCTAGTAATTTTGTTACAGATCAACCTTAAAAACTTTACCAACTCATACCCTAATTCTAAAcccaagaaataaaataaaaactatcaAACACAAATTGATTCCCATCTGTAAGAACCAAGAGAATTGACAATATAATGAACTCAATCAGCTTCATAATTCCTTCTAACAAGAGCAAAGTAACCAAGAACAGCACAAACAGCAGCAACAAAATTCCCTTCTTTTAACAAGATCTTGAAAACAAACCCAATAATTTCTCTTGTAATCTTTCTCCCTTCAATAACCAAAGCCCTTCTTGGCTTCCCAAAGAAAGCTAATAACACAACAACAGTGATCCATATAACCAGAGTTGCTGGTACAGCAACTGCAAGAGCTGCAACCATCGAAAGAAGTCCAAAAACTGCACCTAAAAGAACTGATGCATATAAAGCAGGCCACCCAGAAGAAGTGGCAACTTGGGATTGTTCTTTGTACCAAGAAAGTACGGATTTAAGTAAATTCCATGAAGATGATAAAAGGATTGTATATACTAACACAAAAAGACATACCCATGTTCTCCTTTTGCTCATAACTGTTATGAATAAACtgtatgttgatgatggtTGCTGCTGCTGTATTCTTGTAGCCTCTACCTCTTCTTGACTTTCCATGTTTCTTTCAAagctttgatttttctttctttaaccTTTGATTTGTCTCTCTTCCATCGGTTTCTGGGTTATTGGGTTTGCTTTGGTAAATTTTCTGTTTTGGATACCAAACTGTGTCTTGAGCCTTGAGATGGAAAACTGTAAAGGGCAGACAGAATTATTACTACTTGTTCAATAACACTTGTAGTTTGATGCTTTTGGAAACACTGTCATGCTATAATGGCATGTGATTGGTTAGTGTTATTCACACGCTTGAGATTGTGAGTGAAGAGGGGGTGTTTGTTTTCCTGGATTGATGTTGCCCAAGTAAAACCATGTCTTTGCTCAGACTCACAGTGACCAGATGGACAGATATTTGGGCTTTTGagcatatatttttgtttttggacTTTTGGACTAAAAGTCTCATTTGGGGCACTCTTCTCTTTACCTCTTTTGTCTGGAGTTTGGAAGGGCAGGTTCCTTGGTAGGGTTGCAAACCCTCTCTCTGTCTTTACACCTTTACACCTAGCAGAATCTTCAAACTTCCATGGAAGCCTAACTACttttcttgttcttcattTTGGCATTATAGCCAATTGGGAAAAGAATTGCCCCATATCAAGTGCTACATGCAAATATCAGAACAAAATCCATATGGTTCGATTGGCAAATAAGAATTTCATAATCTTTGGACCTGTTTAGCATGACAATTTGAAATaactatgattattattaaaaatgtttttatgaaaattagtGATTATTTGGTAAATAAATTTTCGGAAAAACATATGTTATCTTAACTATCTGTAGAACTAATTCCACCAGCTTATATGTTTACCAAACATCAATTATGGTGATATTTTTCATAAGAATAGTTTTGATCATCCTCGAGATAATTGTGTCAAACGGGCACTCTATTGTTGATGAGAGAATCTAGCTTTCTTTTCCATAGAATCCTTTAAGTaaggaagaaggagaagaaagaaTCTACTTTTAAAATCAgacaatgataaaatattatctttcttcttttttttttttttttctagaagAGATATTCCCTTTAGTTGATTGCCAAGGTAGTCTTATATTTGAACAAgatatctataaataaaaataattatttaataatatataataaatttatattaattaatttttaaatataaatattaactaatataaatataacacttaataaataatattatatattattataaaactgCCTATGCAATACATTGAGTTTGTCTAAAGATTTTCCATAAATTGAATATTGAATTGTGGGCAGGACTTAATATTGGAAGAATTGGGAAGGGGGGCTCTTTGGTTAACATGTCTAACACATGAGATTGGACCGCTAACagattaattagtttaaatgGTTGTGTTGAAGAATGACAAGTCGATTTACTTGAAAAATCACAAGAAAATGCATGTGGACAAAATCATTCAATAATTGTGGCCTGccactttgattaattattcaataaccTTTTTTAATTGATGCACTTGCTGGAAATTATTAATAGTATCCATCAGGAAAACAAAATAGCAGCAGCTCAGCAATTCCTGTCAGCTAAGAGATTCCAATTTATATCTAGAAGTTGCAGTTGCAGAATTTATGAGATTTCTTGGTACAACTTCTTCAAATTCTCCAATAAATAatgctgattttttttttttaatcttctaAATTCCAGCATTATATATCCTTTTCTTCCAATTCCATGTCATTCTAGTCAAGACTTTTTTTCTCCATCTCTTTCACAGTAATTATTAGTTAAGGCTCTCTTATTagtgaaaaaaataagaaaatcagTTAAGAAATAATGGTAAAGAACccacttttaaaattttctagaGATTATGATAATTTAAACATTGTATGAGAGcttaaaaagtaaaacaaaacaagatttttcatgtttttaagAATTCATGAAGCCTAAAACTTGTAGTAGCATCAATAAAAATCCACATTTTATAGAAACTTAATgccaaattgataaattttttattctttctcaGCCTGAAATAcattattattacaattacATAGGGTACTGAAACATTTTATAGACAGAGAATCTCCATAATTTCTCACAAGTCATGATCATCCCAAAGCAATGATATAGAAACCAAGAACAAATGTGGATGGACACAATTTTCTCAATCAGTAATCACAGAAACCTTTCCCCATGGAGATGCTTTCATGACATGATGGGCACATTTAAAATTCAACTGACACAATTTACTGATGAATATTAGCTGCAATTTCTTTGATTATAACATCTAATTTTGCAAGCACCTGAGTAAATTCTTCATCAATTCAAGATCTCATTTTAGACCCAAGAAAATGTGATCCACAACTATATTCATCAATGCCAACCACCAAAAGACTGTACGAACTGATCCACATGAATCAGTTGCAGCAGTTCTTGAGAATACTAATCATACTTTTCCCTCCAAGAATACACTAGAAAGAATACCCAAGAAAGTGCTAGTATAAGATCTCCAATCATTTGTTTTGGCCAATGCCAAGCCAAATCCTCAAGCCTTCTCTCAAAGTTAATCCTCCAAAGAGCCATTGCTACATGTAGAAGCACACACCCTTTAGCAAAGAAGCTTTGAAATTCTCTGTCCTTCACAAATGCCACCATGAACACTAAAAACCCAATTGCAAAGAGAAGCAAACCAGCAaatgaattggaaatttggaCCAGTAATTGGTCATGTGGTGTTGACCCTAAAAGCTTTTGAGCTGTTTCTATACCATGACCAAGAACAGAAATTTCCTTAAGATAGAACATAACTGAAGAGCCACATGTCATTGCAACTGTAGAATGCAGAATGCATATCGTTGAAAACATAGAGGAACCcatcaaattaatttacttataGGCAAAACCTAGAACAGTAGCTGTTAATCTGTTATCTTCTTTTATATGCACGAATCCGTTATAAACCCCAAagctattaaaaaaaatcgaATGAACCCATGAAATATTAAACCTCAAAAACTCGTGTAATTCGGATGGCTCTAGAATACATCTAAAACTTCGGACCCCATATCAAATTTCCTCAAGGACAAACTGTACAAACATTAAACGGAGGAACAGAGAAAACTCAGATGAGAACTAttcaagaagaagagaaactAACCCTTTTTAGCACAGATCCTAACTATGGAAAAAAGGGTTACAAAATTGGATGGTTTTATAGTgaattttctagtattgagaTTTGGGTTGTGCATATATTATAAGAGACTGACAGTTTCAATGTGGGCATAGAGAGAATCTGATCTAGAATTGGAAGGATTGCCGTGAGGAGGACTAATTGGCGGGTTTATTGAGATGTGTGCTATGGCACTACTGGCAGTTGGGTTTGGCGGGTCACTCTTTGGTTTTGTCGGTTGATTCGTATGGCAAGAAACCACTACTTGCGCCCAAAAAAAAAACGTTATCCACGCTCCACTGCCCCCTAATAGAGGGCACAGAGCTTAACATTTTTTGGTGTggaaatagtaaaaaaaatagtttggtaaattataacattttgttttataaaattttgattttttaacaCAATGGTGACTTGGTAGTTGATAGGtatctttaatttataaaagaaataaaaaaaaaactaaaattaaaatatttctgtttattatttattaatattaatattagtaaGAGTTAATTATTTCTAGAATAAGTGATATGTGGATAATATGAATCTATTAACTCACTGACCTCCAACCAATTGACATAATTTCAGTGGTAACAAATGCTTTATAGGACATTTTTAGTTGACATTCAagtcttcttctttttgagGTAGAACAATAACATTCATTATGGGTTAATTTCAGATAGGTCAAGAAAAGTTCTCTTGTTATTTTGCTTATTGTATACCTTAGCTTCCTTTTAGCTAGTTTGAtggttattgttatttttggtattttaaataaaataaataaaaaattagagcaaTATTTGGTCATATgtgatatataataaaaataaattaaatgctaGGACTTAGAAAATAGCATTTTTATAGACTTTTTCAcataaaaaggaataaaatctaaaaaatttataaaattcatttaaaagtttaaagtATATGTCTTTTGAATGAAATGAAAGTTAATGTAAAGctctatataataaaaatttatatagaattaattataactaaactaaattctaacgAAAttgatagaatttttaaataaattttatattagtaagttaatttattttataacactaaatatctctttcaattttattatttcatgctttttttaatgtctttttttttaagtaaaatatttttttagctaaacatagtattaaataatttatatatatattttcttattattgataaattaaatcaagGTTATAGAAAGGTGATATCTTAGGAATCAAAGgcaaaaaaagtaaaaaataaaaaataaaattaaacccgATGAAGCCCATTTGCTTCTCCATTTTAAcagattaaaaaaagattaaatgaaatattaaagataattattttagtttattaaaaaGACCCTAGTAAAAGAATTAATGTAAACTTAtgtgttttcttctttatgtTATTGGAAcactaatcaaattttataatattacttttattattcatataaaagacgataactatattatatagttcagaaatttgaattcaaactcataattttatcttttattatttttattacttaaatCTTAATATTCCATTTAAGTTGGGTTTATAACAGTgtgattttaatgaaaaagtaTATGCTATAGTATAAGCAAATTATTATACAAAGTGCCGACCACCACTCTTGGAATCCATTGTTTTCCTCCACTAACATAATGGCCTCAGCAACAAAACCATGCCATAATTACAAACTAGTGGTGGATTGAATTCTTAAATTGAAAGTATTATCATGAcatataaaacaaatttagACATTCAAGGAGGCCAAAAGGTAAATATGTGAATCATAGACTTAATAATGTTAGGAGATAACTCGTGTTTGgaatgagagaaaaagaaagaaaaagatgagaaatcaaagaaaagagataaaattaaatgaatttgaaaattaatagaaattgatatcatattataatataccGGTCCAATTATAGGTAGAGTATTCAAATCAATTAGTTTAAGTATTTAACACGGAAATACATACTTTTTATAGTCTAATTCCATGTTTTAACTTAAATCAACAATCATggcataaaaaattattaaatatatgattagCATATGAGGGTGGGAGTTTACTAATACTAAtcatagtaatttatttaatattctcatttataagaatttatttcctattttgagtttgaattctttttgcCACCATAGaagttgttattttattatatttataatagaaagtctaaaaaaatataattaatctataaaaaaaatactattaaaatactgttttttcaaaattaatgtGCAAGCAATTAGTTATTACATTAGTAATCTTGTAATTGGCTTTAAGTTTCTGCCTCCTACAAATTTGGATTGCCTAAAAAGACCCAATTGATGCACAAAAgtctttataaattaaaaaaaagaaaagacaaagctttatcaatatatatatgccaCTTTATAAAAGTTTCATGCAAATGCAAGAAAAGAGCATTTCTGTACTTAATTGTCACCTTGACCATAtcctgtaaaaaaaaaaaaaaatcaattacaatttcttttaattgtgATAGATTTACCATTAAAAATTCTAACTTAAATTATCAGgattttgttataaaattaagaaaaaatggaactatttgttttttttgtttaaatccAAAGATGGGTTTGACTCC
The sequence above is drawn from the Ricinus communis isolate WT05 ecotype wild-type chromosome 7, ASM1957865v1, whole genome shotgun sequence genome and encodes:
- the LOC8262056 gene encoding uncharacterized protein LOC8262056, producing the protein MESQEEVEATRIQQQQPSSTYSLFITVMSKRRTWVCLFVLVYTILLSSSWNLLKSVLSWYKEQSQVATSSGWPALYASVLLGAVFGLLSMVAALAVAVPATLVIWITVVVLLAFFGKPRRALVIEGRKITREIIGFVFKILLKEGNFVAAVCAVLGYFALVRRNYEAD
- the LOC8262055 gene encoding uncharacterized protein LOC8262055; amino-acid sequence: MGSSMFSTICILHSTVAMTCGSSVMFYLKEISVLGHGIETAQKLLGSTPHDQLLVQISNSFAGLLLFAIGFLVFMVAFVKDREFQSFFAKGCVLLHVAMALWRINFERRLEDLAWHWPKQMIGDLILALSWVFFLVYSWREKYD